The Streptomyces europaeiscabiei genome window below encodes:
- a CDS encoding TIGR03084 family metal-binding protein translates to MTGLDELLAVLRVEGDRLRAAVAQASEAQWRTATAAPGWDVAAQIAHLAWTEEAALCAVRASRGDGGDWEALVRRAQRCPERFVDDEAVKAASQPTPAIIKRWDTARCRLPEELRSATGKLPWFGPPMSPASMVTARLMETWAHGLDVYQALGVEPDVTDSIRHICHHGVRTRDVAYLVHRLSPPAEEFRLELTAPSGATWAWGPVDSSQRITGPAFDFARVVTQRIHRDDTALRAVGSDAEVWLAIAQAFAGPPGEGRRPSATALGKSAATLQER, encoded by the coding sequence ATGACTGGGCTCGACGAGCTGCTGGCCGTGCTTCGCGTGGAGGGAGACCGGCTGCGCGCCGCGGTTGCGCAGGCGTCCGAGGCACAGTGGCGTACGGCCACCGCAGCCCCGGGTTGGGACGTCGCCGCCCAGATCGCCCACCTTGCCTGGACCGAGGAGGCCGCACTGTGCGCCGTCCGCGCTTCCCGCGGCGACGGCGGAGACTGGGAGGCGCTCGTGCGCCGCGCACAGCGGTGCCCCGAACGGTTCGTCGATGATGAGGCCGTCAAGGCGGCCTCCCAGCCCACCCCAGCGATCATCAAGCGCTGGGACACCGCGCGCTGCAGGCTCCCCGAGGAACTGCGGAGCGCCACCGGAAAACTGCCATGGTTCGGTCCGCCGATGTCACCGGCCTCCATGGTGACCGCGCGCCTGATGGAGACCTGGGCCCACGGCCTGGACGTGTACCAGGCCCTGGGTGTCGAGCCCGACGTCACCGACTCCATTCGTCACATCTGCCACCATGGAGTACGCACCCGCGACGTTGCCTACCTCGTACACCGGCTCTCCCCGCCTGCCGAGGAGTTCCGGCTGGAGCTGACTGCTCCCAGCGGTGCGACCTGGGCATGGGGCCCGGTCGACTCCTCTCAGCGCATCACCGGACCGGCCTTCGACTTCGCACGCGTGGTCACTCAGCGCATCCACCGCGACGACACCGCGCTGAGAGCTGTCGGCTCGGACGCCGAAGTGTGGCTGGCGATCGCGCAAGCCTTCGCTGGCCCGCCTGGAGAGGGACGTCGCCCATCAGCGACGGCTCTGGGAAAGTCCGCGGCCACGCTCCAGGAGCGCTGA
- a CDS encoding acyl-CoA carboxylase subunit beta: protein MRTTIDPASVAYATNREAMLERVADLTEQHARALAGGGAKNVERHHRRGKLTARERIELLLDPDAPFLELSTLAGWGSDFAVGGSLVTGIGAVEGVECMIVAHDPTVRGGSSNPVSLKKSFRAAQIAAENRLPTINLVESGGADLPTQKDIFIPGGRSFRNLTEASADRRPTIALVFGNSTAGGAYVPGMSDYVVMVAGGAKVFLGGPPLVKMATGEESDDESLGGAEMHARTSGLADYLAADEHDAIRLGRQIVRRLNWRKAGPAPRIGYADPLFDPEELLGIVPTDLKIPFDPREVIARMVDGSEFDEFKPLYGTSLVTGWAQLHGYPIGILANAQGVLFSKEAQKAGQFIQLANQTDTPLLFLHNTTGYMVGKEYEQGGIIKHGAQMINAVSNSRVPHLSVVMGASYGAGHYGMSGRAYDPRFMFTWVGAKSAVMGPAQLAGVVSIVSRQAAAAKGLPFDEQADVKMRAVIEEQIERESLAYFTSGMLYDDGVIDPRDTRTILGICLSAIHSAPVEGAQGYGVFRL, encoded by the coding sequence ATGAGGACCACGATCGACCCTGCCTCGGTGGCCTACGCCACCAACCGTGAAGCGATGCTGGAACGCGTCGCCGACCTCACCGAACAGCACGCCCGGGCGCTCGCCGGAGGCGGAGCCAAGAACGTCGAACGGCACCACCGCAGGGGGAAGCTCACTGCTCGCGAACGCATCGAGCTGCTCCTTGATCCGGACGCACCATTCCTCGAGCTGAGCACGCTGGCCGGCTGGGGATCGGACTTCGCCGTCGGTGGCTCGCTCGTCACCGGCATCGGCGCGGTAGAGGGCGTCGAATGCATGATCGTCGCCCACGATCCGACCGTGCGCGGCGGATCCAGCAATCCGGTCTCTTTGAAGAAGAGCTTCCGGGCCGCGCAGATCGCCGCGGAGAACCGGCTGCCGACGATCAACCTCGTCGAGTCCGGAGGCGCCGATCTGCCTACGCAGAAGGACATCTTCATTCCTGGCGGCCGGAGCTTCCGTAACCTCACCGAGGCCAGCGCGGACCGCCGCCCCACCATTGCGCTCGTCTTCGGGAACTCCACCGCCGGCGGAGCCTACGTGCCCGGCATGAGCGACTACGTCGTGATGGTCGCCGGCGGAGCGAAGGTCTTCCTCGGCGGGCCGCCGCTGGTGAAGATGGCCACCGGCGAGGAGTCCGACGACGAGTCGCTCGGCGGAGCCGAGATGCACGCCCGCACTTCCGGACTGGCGGACTACCTCGCCGCCGACGAGCACGACGCCATCCGGCTGGGGCGGCAGATCGTGCGACGCCTCAACTGGCGCAAGGCCGGACCCGCTCCCCGGATTGGCTACGCCGACCCGCTGTTCGACCCCGAAGAGCTGCTCGGGATCGTCCCGACCGACTTGAAGATCCCCTTCGATCCGCGTGAAGTGATCGCGCGGATGGTCGACGGCAGCGAGTTCGACGAGTTCAAGCCTCTGTACGGCACGAGCCTGGTCACCGGCTGGGCCCAGCTGCACGGCTACCCCATCGGAATCCTCGCCAACGCCCAGGGCGTGTTGTTCAGCAAGGAGGCGCAGAAGGCGGGCCAGTTCATACAGCTCGCCAACCAGACCGATACTCCGCTGCTGTTCCTGCACAACACCACCGGCTACATGGTCGGCAAGGAGTACGAGCAGGGCGGGATCATCAAGCACGGCGCCCAGATGATCAACGCCGTCTCCAACTCGCGGGTCCCGCACCTGTCGGTCGTCATGGGCGCGTCCTACGGCGCAGGCCACTACGGCATGAGCGGCCGCGCCTACGACCCTCGATTCATGTTCACCTGGGTCGGCGCGAAGTCCGCGGTCATGGGACCTGCGCAGCTCGCCGGTGTCGTCTCCATCGTCTCCCGCCAGGCTGCAGCAGCCAAGGGCCTGCCCTTCGACGAGCAGGCCGACGTCAAGATGCGGGCGGTGATCGAGGAGCAGATCGAAAGAGAGTCACTGGCCTACTTCACCTCCGGGATGCTCTACGACGACGGCGTCATCGACCCGCGCGACACCCGCACCATCCTCGGCATCTGCCTGTCCGCCATCCACTCCGCGCCGGTCGAGGGCGCTCAGGGCTACGGGGTGTTCCGCCTGTGA
- a CDS encoding acetyl/propionyl/methylcrotonyl-CoA carboxylase subunit alpha encodes MIRKVLVANRGEIARRVFRTCRDLGIATVAVHSDADVHAPFVREADVAVRLPGNAPSETYLRGDLIIAAARLAGADAVHPGYGFLSENADFARAVEAAGLAWIGPTPESIEAMGSKIRAKQIMAEAGVPILDVGIEAVTHAMLPLLVKASAGGGGRGMRVVESLDQLDGELAKAEAEARSAFGDGTVFVEPYLPMARHVEVQVLSDAHGTTWIVGDRDCSIQRRHQKVIEEAPAPNLSDTARETLHSAARAAAEAVGYRGAGTVEFLVDGDRVFFLEMNTRLQVEHAVTECVTGLDLVAHQIAVAEGRPLQGQPPAPSGHAIEVRLYAEDPADGFAPQTGRIRAFDLGGTAFGIPHAPALRVDSGVEAGSEVGIHYDAMLAKVIAYAADRPSAIRMLDDALRRGRIHGVTTNTDLLRAALNDDEFTAGRMHTSLLDQRIDDWTAGVGERAVHKAALAAAVCEAARAAAFAPVLARIPAAWRNVPSGPRVRTYRRGRTEYAVTYASQGQRLVSDYIENVSVLDACGDYVLLQDGGLRETYHVAVGDGVVDVSGPHGAFALDVVPVFVDPAEAVAHGSLLAPMPATVIAVAVEVGDQINKGDPVVLLEAMKMQHTVAAPAPGIVTALEVSVGQQVTASAVLAIIEEKEA; translated from the coding sequence ATGATCCGCAAGGTCCTGGTCGCGAACCGAGGAGAGATCGCACGACGGGTGTTCCGTACATGCCGGGACCTCGGCATCGCGACGGTGGCTGTCCACTCCGACGCCGACGTCCACGCACCGTTCGTGCGCGAAGCCGACGTCGCCGTGCGGCTGCCCGGTAACGCACCCTCGGAGACCTACCTGCGTGGCGACTTGATCATCGCGGCCGCGCGGCTCGCCGGCGCGGACGCCGTCCACCCCGGCTACGGGTTCCTGTCCGAGAACGCGGACTTCGCCCGGGCCGTCGAGGCAGCCGGACTGGCCTGGATCGGTCCGACACCGGAATCGATCGAGGCCATGGGCAGCAAGATCCGCGCCAAGCAGATCATGGCCGAGGCCGGGGTTCCCATCCTCGACGTCGGCATCGAGGCTGTCACACACGCGATGCTGCCGCTGCTGGTCAAGGCATCCGCAGGCGGCGGCGGTCGGGGCATGCGCGTCGTTGAGTCGCTGGACCAGTTGGACGGCGAACTCGCCAAGGCCGAAGCGGAGGCCCGGTCCGCGTTCGGCGACGGCACCGTGTTCGTCGAGCCCTACCTGCCCATGGCCCGCCATGTCGAGGTTCAGGTGCTCAGCGACGCCCACGGCACCACGTGGATCGTGGGCGACCGTGACTGCTCCATCCAGCGCCGCCACCAGAAGGTCATCGAAGAAGCACCTGCCCCCAACCTGTCGGACACGGCCCGGGAGACGTTGCACAGCGCCGCTCGTGCGGCCGCGGAGGCCGTCGGCTACCGGGGAGCCGGCACGGTGGAGTTCCTCGTTGACGGCGATCGTGTCTTCTTCCTGGAGATGAACACCCGCCTCCAGGTCGAGCACGCGGTCACCGAATGCGTGACCGGCCTGGATCTGGTGGCCCACCAGATCGCAGTAGCGGAGGGCCGCCCGCTCCAGGGCCAGCCGCCCGCTCCCTCGGGCCACGCCATTGAGGTCCGCCTGTACGCCGAGGACCCGGCCGACGGCTTCGCCCCACAGACCGGCCGCATCCGGGCCTTCGACCTCGGCGGCACGGCCTTCGGCATCCCTCACGCCCCGGCCCTGCGCGTGGACTCCGGCGTAGAGGCCGGCAGTGAGGTCGGGATCCACTACGACGCCATGCTTGCCAAGGTCATCGCCTACGCCGCCGACCGCCCCTCGGCGATCCGCATGCTCGACGACGCGCTACGCCGCGGCAGGATCCACGGCGTCACCACCAACACCGACCTGCTACGTGCCGCTCTCAACGACGACGAGTTCACCGCCGGCCGGATGCATACCTCACTCCTCGACCAGCGCATCGACGACTGGACAGCAGGCGTCGGCGAACGCGCCGTGCACAAGGCGGCACTGGCCGCGGCAGTCTGCGAAGCGGCCCGGGCAGCCGCCTTCGCACCTGTACTGGCGCGCATCCCCGCTGCCTGGCGCAACGTGCCCAGCGGCCCCCGGGTGCGCACCTATCGGCGAGGCCGGACCGAATACGCGGTCACATACGCCTCTCAGGGACAGCGCCTCGTCTCCGACTACATCGAGAACGTCTCCGTGCTCGACGCCTGCGGCGATTACGTCTTGCTCCAGGACGGCGGTCTGCGCGAGACCTACCATGTGGCGGTCGGCGACGGCGTCGTCGATGTCAGCGGCCCGCACGGCGCGTTCGCTTTGGACGTCGTTCCCGTCTTCGTGGACCCAGCCGAAGCAGTGGCACACGGATCCCTGCTCGCCCCCATGCCGGCCACCGTCATCGCCGTGGCCGTCGAAGTCGGCGACCAGATCAACAAGGGCGACCCCGTCGTGCTGTTGGAGGCCATGAAGATGCAGCACACCGTTGCCGCGCCGGCCCCCGGCATCGTCACCGCGCTAGAAGTGAGCGTCGGACAGCAGGTCACGGCAAGTGCCGTGCTCGCGATCATTGAGGAGAAGGAAGCATGA
- a CDS encoding acyl-CoA dehydrogenase family protein has product MNTFMEADERRALRAAVSDLGKKYGASYFYDTARDGRKTTELWNEAAALGYLGVCVPQEYGGGGGDIGDLAAVLEELAAAGCPLMLLVVSPAIVGTIIAEFGTDEQKQHWLPGIADGTAKYAFGITEPDAGSNSHNITTHARRDGTDWILNGRKTFISGVDEASHVLIVGRTEDRTGRLKPALFMVPTDADGFTRHEISMGLTSPEKQFTLFLDDVRLPGDALVGKENAGLEQLFAGLNPERIMVASSAIGTARWALGRAVEYAREREVWATPIGSHQAIAHPLARIHIEIEAARLLTQKAAALLASGDLLAAGEAANMAKYAAGEAACAAVDQAIQTHGGNGLAEEYGLVQALATSRLSRVAPVSREMVLNFIAQSSLGLPRSY; this is encoded by the coding sequence ATGAACACATTCATGGAGGCGGACGAGCGTCGCGCGCTGCGCGCGGCGGTAAGCGACCTGGGCAAGAAATATGGCGCCTCGTACTTTTACGACACGGCCCGCGACGGTCGGAAGACCACGGAACTGTGGAACGAGGCGGCGGCCCTCGGCTACCTCGGGGTGTGCGTCCCGCAGGAGTACGGCGGAGGCGGAGGTGACATCGGTGACCTCGCCGCTGTTCTGGAAGAACTCGCCGCCGCAGGTTGCCCTCTGATGCTCCTGGTGGTCTCGCCCGCCATCGTCGGCACGATCATCGCCGAGTTCGGAACCGATGAACAGAAGCAGCACTGGCTGCCCGGCATCGCCGACGGAACCGCCAAGTACGCCTTCGGCATCACCGAACCGGACGCCGGGTCTAACTCGCACAACATCACCACGCACGCACGCCGCGACGGAACCGACTGGATCCTCAACGGCAGGAAGACCTTCATCAGCGGCGTCGACGAGGCCAGCCATGTGCTGATCGTCGGCCGCACCGAGGACAGGACGGGCAGGCTCAAGCCTGCCCTGTTCATGGTGCCGACCGACGCCGACGGGTTCACCCGGCACGAGATCAGCATGGGCCTGACCTCTCCGGAGAAGCAGTTCACCTTGTTCCTGGACGACGTCCGGCTGCCCGGAGACGCACTCGTCGGCAAGGAGAACGCCGGCCTCGAACAGCTCTTCGCCGGCCTGAACCCCGAGCGGATCATGGTGGCCTCCTCCGCCATCGGCACCGCCAGATGGGCGCTGGGCAGGGCTGTCGAGTACGCCCGCGAGCGAGAGGTGTGGGCCACCCCGATCGGGTCCCACCAAGCCATCGCGCACCCCCTCGCCAGGATCCACATCGAGATCGAGGCAGCACGACTGCTGACGCAGAAAGCCGCGGCGCTGCTCGCCTCCGGCGATCTGCTCGCCGCGGGTGAAGCGGCCAACATGGCCAAGTACGCCGCGGGCGAGGCCGCCTGCGCTGCTGTCGACCAGGCGATCCAGACCCACGGCGGCAACGGTCTGGCCGAAGAGTACGGACTGGTCCAAGCCCTCGCCACCTCCCGGCTGTCCCGCGTGGCGCCCGTAAGCCGGGAGATGGTGCTGAACTTCATCGCCCAGTCCTCCCTCGGCCTGCCCCGCTCCTACTGA
- a CDS encoding enoyl-CoA hydratase-related protein, producing MPSELVHLELSDHVATVTLDSPHNRNALSRELVRQLGERLSTAEADPDTRVVLLRSAHPVFCAGADLTEAASGTGADGPRQLVALQAQIAGMAKPVVVELRGPVRAGGLGIVGAADIVLAAETVTFALTEVRLGLAPAVISLSLLERLSPRAAADVFLSARTFGAAEAADMGLITRAVPDAEVASAVDDTLNAIVKGNLQGLSETKQLLNCDVLERIERDGEYAARRSAELFDSEEARAAMKAFLTRTRP from the coding sequence ATGCCCAGCGAACTCGTCCATCTGGAACTCTCCGACCACGTCGCCACCGTCACCCTCGACAGCCCGCACAACCGCAACGCCCTCAGCCGCGAACTTGTCCGGCAACTGGGCGAGCGGCTCTCAACGGCCGAAGCCGACCCCGATACACGAGTCGTCCTGTTGCGCTCCGCACACCCCGTCTTCTGCGCCGGCGCTGACCTCACGGAGGCCGCGTCCGGCACCGGGGCGGACGGGCCACGGCAGCTCGTCGCCCTGCAGGCCCAGATCGCGGGGATGGCCAAACCTGTGGTGGTCGAACTCCGCGGCCCCGTCAGAGCTGGAGGGCTCGGCATCGTCGGAGCCGCGGACATCGTCCTGGCGGCCGAAACCGTCACCTTCGCCCTCACCGAGGTCCGCCTTGGCCTCGCCCCCGCGGTCATTTCCCTCAGCCTGCTCGAACGCCTCTCGCCGCGCGCGGCCGCCGATGTCTTCCTCTCGGCCAGGACGTTCGGAGCGGCGGAAGCGGCCGACATGGGCTTGATCACACGGGCTGTACCGGATGCGGAAGTCGCCTCCGCCGTGGACGACACCCTCAACGCGATCGTGAAGGGGAACCTCCAGGGACTCTCGGAGACCAAACAACTCCTCAACTGCGACGTCTTGGAGCGAATCGAACGGGATGGTGAATACGCAGCCCGGCGATCCGCCGAACTGTTCGACAGCGAGGAGGCCCGCGCAGCGATGAAAGCGTTCCTGACCCGCACCCGGCCATAG
- a CDS encoding nitroreductase/quinone reductase family protein, with product MTTRGRKSGLPRTQPLPFTDDGDRVVLVASQGGLRNNPLWYRNLQADPQITVQIRSNVRRMLARTAGPAERAVLWPRLVAMYADFDKYQAWTAWQIPVVICEPAP from the coding sequence GTGACCACCAGAGGGCGCAAGAGTGGCTTGCCACGGACTCAGCCTCTGCCTTTTACGGACGATGGTGATCGTGTGGTTCTCGTGGCATCACAGGGCGGGCTGCGGAACAACCCCTTGTGGTATCGGAATCTTCAAGCAGATCCGCAGATCACCGTTCAGATCCGCAGCAACGTGCGTCGCATGCTCGCCCGCACAGCCGGGCCTGCCGAGCGCGCAGTGCTGTGGCCGCGACTTGTCGCTATGTACGCTGACTTCGACAAGTACCAGGCGTGGACGGCCTGGCAGATCCCGGTTGTCATCTGCGAGCCGGCCCCGTAG
- a CDS encoding glycoside hydrolase family 2 TIM barrel-domain containing protein, translating to MIRTSFNDDWQTRRKVNPFAEMSGPVAPFHTVTLPHDAMIGQDRVPPDGALTIESGAGAYFRGGVFEYRKAFFVPEELRGKRILFQFEGVYRDATVHINGDFAGQRPYGYSHFTVDADPYLRYGQDNEIRVEARAHQDSRWYTGAGIYRDVWMLTGDIVRIAPDGVRVTTLDVEGEQAVVEVATRLRNDSIALRTLDLAVSVLDSSGNAVADDVTKVTVLPGEYATVRSRVYLHEARLWDVDSPHLYSCRLTLSDAGQPLDSDSVHFGIRSLKLDPDRGLRINGRSVKLRGTCIHHDNGPLGAATYARAEERRVQILKDAGFNAVRMSHHPMSKAMLDACDRHGMLVVDETFDVWTSAKSGFDYSLHFPEWWERDVEAMVAKDYNHPSVIMYSIGNEIPETGSAVGAAWGRKLAEKIRSLDSSRYVTNAINCHFAALSDAAALHEMEKEEEAESGAGINTLMAEMSDTTNDISASDVVTQRTAESFSVLDVAGMNYADSRYALDRELFPNRIILGTETFPTRIDRTWQLVEQYSHVIGDFTWTGWDYLGEVGIGRPQYATPENPQIVMGAPFPHLLAGCGDVDITGHRRPASYYREIVFGLRTAPYIAVQNPETHGRTFIGTPWAWSDSIASWTWPGWEGKPVTVEVYSDADEVELCLDDRPVGRAPTGPAHRFRAAFDLPYEPGELCAVAYRNGEETGRCRLASAQGPVTLTAEADRPTVTAAHGELCFVTLTLTDPHGTCWTGADRPVRVEVSGPGELIALGSAAPQTQERFDAAERHTYNGRVLAIVRPTAVGEIRIQATAPGCEAAETIITVEQTTPPQSRCAPGSRASASSC from the coding sequence TTGATCCGCACCTCCTTCAACGACGACTGGCAGACCCGGCGCAAGGTGAACCCCTTCGCGGAAATGAGCGGCCCCGTCGCCCCGTTCCATACCGTCACGCTGCCGCACGACGCGATGATCGGTCAGGATCGCGTTCCTCCGGACGGTGCACTGACGATCGAGTCCGGCGCGGGCGCCTACTTCCGGGGCGGTGTCTTCGAGTACCGCAAAGCGTTCTTCGTGCCGGAGGAGCTGCGCGGCAAGCGGATCCTTTTCCAGTTTGAGGGTGTCTACCGCGACGCCACCGTGCACATCAACGGCGACTTCGCCGGCCAGCGTCCCTACGGCTACTCCCACTTCACCGTCGACGCCGACCCCTATCTTCGGTACGGCCAGGACAACGAGATCCGCGTGGAGGCACGCGCCCACCAGGACTCCCGCTGGTACACCGGGGCAGGCATCTACCGCGACGTCTGGATGCTCACCGGTGACATCGTGCGCATCGCCCCGGACGGAGTCCGTGTGACCACGTTGGACGTGGAAGGCGAGCAGGCGGTGGTTGAGGTCGCGACCCGACTGCGCAACGACTCCATCGCCCTGCGCACACTCGACCTCGCCGTGAGTGTCCTCGATTCCTCGGGGAACGCGGTGGCGGACGACGTCACCAAGGTCACCGTGCTGCCCGGCGAGTACGCCACCGTCCGCTCACGCGTGTACCTGCATGAGGCCCGGCTGTGGGACGTGGACAGCCCCCATCTGTACAGCTGTCGTCTCACCCTGAGCGACGCCGGCCAACCGCTGGACAGCGACAGCGTTCACTTCGGCATCCGCTCGCTGAAGCTCGACCCCGACCGGGGACTGCGTATCAACGGCCGCAGCGTCAAGCTGCGAGGGACGTGCATCCACCACGACAACGGCCCCCTCGGCGCGGCCACCTACGCCCGCGCCGAGGAACGGCGGGTGCAGATCCTCAAGGACGCCGGCTTCAACGCCGTCCGCATGTCCCACCACCCGATGAGCAAGGCCATGCTCGACGCTTGTGACCGGCACGGCATGCTTGTGGTCGACGAGACCTTCGACGTGTGGACGTCCGCCAAGAGCGGATTCGACTACAGCCTGCACTTTCCCGAGTGGTGGGAGCGCGACGTGGAGGCGATGGTCGCGAAGGACTACAACCACCCCAGCGTCATCATGTATTCGATCGGCAACGAGATCCCCGAGACCGGATCCGCGGTCGGCGCCGCCTGGGGCCGCAAGCTCGCCGAGAAGATCCGCTCCCTCGACAGCAGCCGCTACGTCACCAACGCCATCAACTGCCATTTTGCCGCCCTATCCGATGCCGCCGCTCTGCACGAGATGGAGAAAGAGGAGGAAGCCGAGAGCGGCGCGGGCATCAACACCCTGATGGCAGAGATGTCCGACACGACGAACGACATCAGCGCCTCCGACGTGGTCACCCAGCGCACGGCCGAGTCCTTCAGCGTCCTTGATGTCGCCGGCATGAACTACGCCGATAGCCGCTACGCCCTCGACCGGGAGCTCTTCCCGAACCGGATCATCCTGGGCACCGAGACCTTCCCCACCCGCATCGACCGCACCTGGCAGCTGGTGGAGCAGTACAGCCACGTCATCGGCGACTTCACCTGGACCGGCTGGGACTACCTCGGCGAGGTCGGCATCGGCCGCCCCCAGTACGCGACCCCCGAGAACCCCCAGATCGTCATGGGTGCCCCTTTCCCCCACCTCCTCGCGGGCTGCGGAGACGTCGACATCACCGGCCACCGGCGCCCCGCCTCCTACTACCGCGAGATCGTCTTCGGCCTGCGCACTGCCCCCTACATCGCCGTCCAGAACCCTGAGACCCACGGCAGGACCTTCATTGGCACCCCCTGGGCATGGAGCGACAGCATCGCCAGTTGGACCTGGCCCGGCTGGGAAGGCAAGCCCGTCACCGTCGAGGTCTACAGCGACGCCGACGAGGTCGAACTCTGTCTCGACGACCGCCCGGTGGGCCGCGCGCCGACGGGCCCGGCACACCGCTTCCGCGCCGCCTTCGACCTCCCGTACGAGCCCGGAGAGCTGTGCGCCGTCGCGTACCGGAACGGAGAAGAGACGGGCCGCTGCCGGCTTGCCTCGGCCCAGGGCCCGGTGACGCTGACCGCAGAGGCGGACCGGCCGACTGTTACTGCGGCGCACGGCGAACTCTGCTTCGTCACCCTCACCCTGACCGACCCACACGGGACCTGCTGGACCGGCGCCGACCGACCGGTCCGTGTGGAGGTCTCCGGCCCCGGCGAGCTGATCGCCCTGGGCAGCGCCGCCCCGCAGACGCAAGAGCGGTTCGACGCGGCCGAACGGCACACCTACAACGGACGGGTTCTGGCGATCGTACGGCCTACCGCCGTCGGCGAGATCCGCATCCAGGCGACAGCCCCCGGATGCGAAGCGGCCGAGACCATCATCACCGTCGAGCAGACAACACCTCCGCAATCGAGATGCGCGCCGGGGTCAAGGGCCTCGGCGAGCTCGTGCTGA